One window of the Methanobrevibacter sp. genome contains the following:
- a CDS encoding beta-ribofuranosylaminobenzene 5'-phosphate synthase, with translation MIIKAPSRIHMSLIDLNGSYRRVDGGIGLALQDPQFVLEVEQIESGVELEFADTVTDEEAIEECREKIPDAAKRTIEHFDIDSGFKFTVHNTYPPHSGFGSGTQIAVSTAHLITETMGIDVESRELSSIVGRGGTSGIGTYTHDLGGFILDGGHSKEEKPLFLPSGASEAKPATLIARYDFPEEWNILIAIPYIEKHVEGDDEVDVFQTYCPIPKEEVEQVSHLILMNLVPFMLEKDIKNFGWAVSELQKVGFNKLEHSLDSSYLPTMKAIEDAGAYGVGISSFGPVLYTVFDESNADIVEKTKEIIGDKGTVFVTKAQNHGFVIEK, from the coding sequence ATGATTATTAAAGCACCTTCAAGAATACATATGTCCCTAATTGACTTAAACGGGTCATATAGAAGAGTCGATGGTGGAATTGGTCTTGCATTGCAGGACCCACAATTTGTTTTGGAAGTGGAGCAGATAGAAAGCGGAGTTGAACTTGAATTTGCTGACACTGTAACAGATGAAGAAGCTATTGAAGAATGTAGGGAAAAAATCCCTGACGCTGCCAAAAGAACAATAGAACATTTTGATATTGATTCAGGATTTAAATTTACTGTTCACAATACCTATCCTCCGCATTCAGGTTTTGGAAGCGGAACACAGATTGCCGTATCAACAGCCCATTTGATAACTGAAACCATGGGCATTGATGTAGAAAGCCGTGAATTGAGCAGTATTGTTGGAAGGGGAGGAACTTCAGGTATTGGAACTTACACTCACGATTTAGGCGGATTTATTTTGGATGGTGGACACAGTAAAGAAGAAAAACCTTTATTCTTACCGTCAGGAGCATCCGAGGCAAAACCTGCAACTTTGATTGCAAGATATGATTTTCCTGAAGAATGGAATATTTTAATCGCCATTCCATATATTGAAAAACATGTGGAAGGGGATGACGAAGTCGATGTATTCCAGACATACTGTCCTATTCCTAAAGAGGAAGTTGAACAGGTATCTCACCTGATTTTAATGAACCTTGTTCCTTTCATGCTTGAAAAGGATATCAAGAACTTCGGATGGGCAGTTAGTGAACTTCAAAAAGTAGGTTTCAATAAACTGGAACATTCACTTGATTCAAGTTACTTGCCTACAATGAAAGCTATTGAAGATGCAGGCGCATATGGTGTAGGTATTTCCTCATTTGGACCTGTTCTATACACTGTATTTGATGAGTCCAATGCAGACATTGTAGAAAAAACCAAAGAAATAATTGGTGATAAAGGAACTGTTTTTGTCACCAAAGCACAAAATCACGGATTTGTTATTGAAAAATAA
- a CDS encoding DUF2149 domain-containing protein, translating to MVRKQSRRRSKRVEEDPMAGTSNLVDAMLVIAVGFLVFVIISWNMQAMIDPNQNIQEQMQQQTMTEVDQGQQLNETPDTSNSSGQGYTEMGKVYKDPATGKLIMVEG from the coding sequence ATGGTAAGAAAACAAAGCAGAAGAAGATCTAAAAGGGTCGAAGAAGACCCGATGGCAGGTACATCCAACCTTGTGGATGCAATGCTTGTTATTGCTGTTGGTTTTTTAGTTTTTGTTATCATAAGCTGGAACATGCAGGCAATGATTGATCCGAATCAAAACATTCAAGAACAGATGCAGCAACAGACCATGACTGAAGTTGATCAGGGCCAGCAGCTGAATGAAACTCCGGATACTTCAAACAGCTCAGGTCAGGGTTATACTGAGATGGGTAAAGTTTACAAAGACCCTGCGACGGGTAAGCTGATAATGGTGGAGGGTTAA
- the nudC gene encoding NAD(+) diphosphatase, whose amino-acid sequence MIEKSLYENYQIDFSDEITPTADDYLFVFNDNRDLFLTDEKKLPKTLDGIDVDFCLFIGKYKGKNSFVVNVRTTEEYCPLRDVYEFNPDLYHIAGKAVLVRDWYISHQYCGRCATKTVLDEKDMMLKCPSCGQVHYPRIAPAIIVAIRKDDELLMAKHSYHEQIRYALIAGFVEPGEAIEEAVHREVLEEVGIKIKNLKYQKSQSWPFPNSLMLAFTAEYESGDIKVDGDEILKAKWFRKDEIIRYDSDISISDWLIQNFIDSV is encoded by the coding sequence ATGATAGAGAAATCCCTGTATGAAAACTACCAAATCGATTTTAGCGATGAAATTACACCAACTGCCGATGATTATTTATTTGTTTTTAATGACAATAGAGACTTATTTTTAACCGATGAGAAGAAATTACCGAAAACTTTGGATGGCATTGATGTAGACTTTTGCCTGTTTATCGGAAAATATAAAGGCAAAAACTCCTTTGTCGTTAATGTGCGAACAACAGAAGAATATTGTCCCTTAAGAGACGTTTATGAATTCAACCCGGACCTTTATCATATTGCCGGAAAGGCCGTTTTGGTGCGTGACTGGTATATCTCACACCAGTACTGCGGAAGATGCGCAACTAAAACCGTGCTTGATGAAAAGGACATGATGCTAAAATGCCCTTCATGCGGCCAGGTGCACTATCCCCGCATCGCTCCTGCAATTATTGTGGCAATCAGAAAGGATGATGAACTGCTCATGGCCAAGCACAGCTATCATGAACAGATAAGATATGCACTGATAGCGGGTTTTGTGGAACCCGGCGAAGCTATTGAGGAGGCAGTGCACAGGGAAGTTCTGGAGGAAGTGGGAATTAAAATCAAAAACCTGAAATATCAAAAAAGCCAATCATGGCCATTTCCAAACTCACTGATGCTTGCATTCACTGCAGAATACGAATCAGGAGACATTAAGGTTGACGGAGATGAAATCCTAAAGGCCAAATGGTTTAGGAAAGATGAAATTATAAGATATGATTCAGACATCAGCATTTCAGACTGGCTGATTCAGAATTTCATCGATTCCGTTTAA
- a CDS encoding DUF2162 domain-containing protein, whose product MDMMSVLWQVGIFASVLVFGIKIGLASGLANLSKKLFAIICIAYGGGVVLISAIASLYAEQLIQAIYGYNTIFYIIMASIMIIAGLFTIREWKIHDKNTSTATSLAIIAPCPCCFGSIIASVLIVAPTIGVSSLNLSWYAAAALVGVMIVTYIASNTIVRFISKPYPVVLGNFMLLLGAYFLLSAIVIPNIAGALSKTTTPITLGSPQDILMIILAFAILIAGGFILNKRGRTILE is encoded by the coding sequence ATGGATATGATGAGTGTATTATGGCAGGTTGGTATATTTGCGTCAGTTCTTGTTTTCGGTATAAAAATAGGGCTGGCTTCAGGTTTGGCTAATTTGTCCAAAAAATTATTTGCAATAATCTGTATTGCATATGGTGGTGGAGTTGTTTTGATTTCTGCTATCGCTTCATTATATGCTGAACAGTTAATTCAGGCTATTTACGGTTATAATACCATATTTTATATAATAATGGCTTCAATCATGATTATTGCAGGTTTATTCACTATAAGAGAATGGAAAATACATGATAAAAATACATCTACTGCGACTTCTCTAGCTATTATTGCACCTTGTCCATGTTGTTTTGGTTCAATTATTGCAAGTGTTCTAATTGTAGCTCCAACCATAGGTGTCAGTTCACTTAATCTGAGTTGGTATGCTGCAGCTGCGCTTGTTGGAGTTATGATTGTAACCTATATTGCATCAAACACCATTGTAAGATTTATATCTAAACCATATCCTGTGGTTTTAGGTAACTTCATGCTTCTGCTTGGTGCATATTTCCTGCTTTCAGCTATCGTAATTCCAAACATTGCAGGGGCACTGTCAAAAACCACAACTCCTATAACTCTTGGTTCTCCTCAAGATATCCTGATGATTATTTTAGCATTTGCTATTCTGATTGCAGGCGGTTTCATTTTAAATAAAAGAGGCAGAACTATTCTTGAATAA
- a CDS encoding SDR family NAD(P)-dependent oxidoreductase, whose product MGKLDGKVAIITGATSGMGRDSAKLFAAEGAKVVVTGRNEERAKEVVDDIKAEGGEAIYVIADMSNLDDVEKIFDATMDEYGTVDVLFNNAGMLSMSPLMELSIEEWNRVFNVNVTSALRLTQLVAPVMKEKGKGTIVNTCSVASFGAHHGFAAYVDSKHAMMGLTRSIAWELGPEIRCNGIAPGLIHTAMVDSIGGPGALQQMIDQCPVKRHGVPDDIATVALFLASDDSSFIDGQIIKVDGGFEI is encoded by the coding sequence ATGGGAAAATTAGATGGAAAAGTAGCAATAATAACCGGAGCAACCTCTGGAATGGGAAGAGATTCAGCCAAATTATTTGCAGCTGAAGGAGCAAAAGTTGTAGTAACTGGAAGAAACGAAGAAAGAGCAAAAGAGGTAGTGGACGACATTAAAGCTGAAGGCGGCGAAGCAATCTATGTAATTGCAGACATGTCAAACCTCGATGACGTTGAAAAAATATTTGATGCAACAATGGACGAATACGGAACCGTTGACGTCCTGTTCAACAATGCAGGAATGCTTTCCATGTCCCCATTAATGGAGTTAAGCATTGAAGAATGGAACAGAGTATTCAACGTTAATGTTACCTCAGCGCTGCGCTTAACACAACTTGTTGCACCAGTAATGAAAGAAAAAGGAAAAGGAACCATCGTAAATACATGTTCAGTAGCATCATTTGGAGCGCATCACGGATTTGCGGCATATGTGGACAGTAAACATGCAATGATGGGACTTACAAGATCCATCGCATGGGAATTAGGTCCTGAAATCAGATGTAACGGTATCGCACCTGGATTAATCCATACCGCAATGGTGGACAGTATCGGTGGACCTGGAGCACTCCAGCAAATGATTGACCAGTGCCCTGTAAAAAGACATGGTGTGCCTGATGACATCGCAACCGTTGCACTGTTTTTAGCAAGCGACGATTCATCATTCATTGACGGTCAAATCATCAAGGTAGACGGTGGATTCGAAATTTAA
- a CDS encoding zinc ribbon domain-containing protein, with translation MDEFCKNCGIKLKENAEFCQNCGAKVKRAKKFDKKIIAIIAIGIIIATITSAAFIMTSQTQIVRVDNVEFEIPSDYVNDPSRTEISMDENVKSSSMGWSNDKYYIEIGVTRIPGAGINSKEVASSLGGTPTKMFGYDGYYQKYDEESYSFIFGMKDEVCMIYVSDYDAFKDIKVIGRT, from the coding sequence ATGGACGAATTTTGCAAAAACTGCGGGATAAAACTAAAAGAAAATGCTGAATTTTGCCAGAACTGCGGCGCAAAAGTCAAAAGGGCAAAAAAATTCGACAAAAAAATCATAGCCATCATCGCAATTGGAATCATTATAGCCACTATAACTTCCGCAGCATTCATAATGACCAGCCAGACACAGATTGTCAGGGTTGACAATGTAGAGTTTGAAATACCTTCAGACTATGTAAACGACCCTTCCAGAACCGAAATCAGCATGGACGAAAACGTCAAATCAAGTTCAATGGGCTGGAGCAATGACAAATACTATATCGAGATTGGAGTTACAAGAATTCCAGGTGCCGGCATAAACAGCAAGGAAGTTGCATCCAGTCTGGGCGGAACCCCTACAAAAATGTTCGGATATGACGGATATTATCAAAAATACGATGAGGAAAGTTATTCATTCATATTCGGAATGAAAGATGAAGTCTGCATGATTTATGTATCAGATTATGATGCATTCAAGGATATTAAAGTAATAGGACGTACCTAA
- a CDS encoding acetolactate synthase: MKIKQLSIFLQNRMGSLSKPLEVLTDAGINIRAMCMADTSEFGILRLVVDDPMKGKEALEENNFLVKITEIIGVEMNDAPGGLTDILKVIKENKIDLEYLYAFSHDKSEKAILLLHASDIDELINVLTENKITIVLAEEVYNL; this comes from the coding sequence ATGAAAATCAAACAATTATCAATATTTTTACAGAACCGAATGGGAAGCCTGTCCAAACCTCTCGAAGTATTGACCGATGCAGGCATCAACATTAGAGCAATGTGCATGGCAGACACTTCCGAATTCGGTATTTTAAGACTTGTTGTTGACGACCCGATGAAAGGAAAAGAAGCGCTTGAGGAAAACAATTTCCTTGTAAAGATTACAGAAATCATAGGCGTTGAAATGAACGATGCACCAGGTGGCTTAACCGACATTTTGAAAGTTATTAAGGAAAATAAAATCGACCTGGAATATCTTTATGCATTTTCCCATGACAAATCCGAAAAAGCTATCCTCCTGCTTCATGCATCAGACATTGATGAGCTTATAAATGTACTTACCGAAAACAAAATAACCATCGTTTTAGCCGAAGAAGTCTACAATTTATAA
- a CDS encoding ferritin, with protein MVSENMEKALNGQLNAEIYSGYLYLSMAAYFEDEELAGFANWMRVQAEEELEHGMKFYDYIIRRGASVTLTAIEGPQTEWDSPVAAFEHVLEHEKKVSGLINDLVDLAIEEKDHATNNFLQWFVEEQVEEEENAMELVAKIKFADGDNRLMYELNKELGDRSPSED; from the coding sequence ATGGTATCTGAAAATATGGAAAAAGCATTAAACGGACAATTAAACGCTGAAATTTACTCAGGATATTTATACTTATCTATGGCTGCTTATTTTGAAGATGAAGAGTTAGCAGGATTTGCTAACTGGATGAGAGTTCAAGCTGAAGAAGAACTCGAACATGGAATGAAATTCTATGATTACATCATAAGAAGAGGAGCTAGCGTAACCTTAACTGCAATCGAAGGGCCTCAAACCGAATGGGATTCTCCAGTAGCTGCATTTGAACATGTACTTGAACATGAAAAAAAGGTATCCGGTCTCATCAACGATTTGGTCGACTTAGCTATTGAAGAAAAAGACCATGCAACCAACAACTTCCTGCAATGGTTTGTTGAGGAACAAGTCGAAGAAGAGGAAAACGCTATGGAACTCGTTGCAAAAATTAAATTTGCTGACGGTGACAACAGATTAATGTATGAATTAAACAAAGAATTAGGTGACAGATCACCTTCCGAAGACTAG
- a CDS encoding MotA/TolQ/ExbB proton channel family protein: MALNIPGGEFLTGSLDVISQSLTIPVLVILLVIVIITIITLGGVIAEYTSRRKVPVGTIRDLIYEINNAQTVDQLKSVISSAKIPKAQRKVLDEIASSETLGKDSREALARKLFEFEEEKTLSTLQKTDIITRIGPTLGLMGTLIPMGPGLAALGAGDINTLASSLTVAFNTTIVGIGSGALCYVLGKIRSGWYDRYLSDLDALIDAVLDRMSK, translated from the coding sequence ATGGCTTTAAATATTCCTGGTGGAGAATTTTTAACTGGATCTCTTGATGTAATTTCACAGAGTTTGACAATTCCGGTTCTTGTAATTTTGCTTGTTATTGTAATTATAACAATCATTACATTGGGTGGAGTTATTGCGGAGTATACATCAAGAAGAAAAGTTCCGGTAGGTACAATCAGAGATTTGATTTATGAAATTAATAATGCACAAACAGTTGACCAATTGAAAAGTGTAATTTCCTCTGCTAAAATTCCTAAAGCTCAAAGAAAGGTTTTAGATGAAATTGCATCATCCGAAACTTTAGGAAAAGATTCAAGGGAAGCATTAGCTCGTAAATTATTCGAATTTGAAGAGGAAAAGACATTATCTACCCTGCAAAAGACTGATATCATTACACGTATCGGACCTACATTAGGTCTTATGGGTACATTGATTCCTATGGGTCCGGGTCTTGCCGCATTGGGTGCTGGTGACATCAATACTCTTGCAAGCTCCCTTACCGTTGCGTTCAACACAACTATTGTCGGTATCGGTTCAGGTGCATTATGTTATGTTCTCGGTAAAATTAGGTCAGGCTGGTATGACAGATACCTTTCTGATTTGGATGCATTGATTGATGCTGTTCTTGACAGAATGAGCAAGTGA
- a CDS encoding transcription factor S, with the protein MEFCPDCGKMLMPKDGKIKCGCGYEKSLTDDDIEEQYLMEGETNPQSKVIVTDRNNVALPTTKITCYKCGGTKGYWWTVQTRSADEAPTNFIRCAKCGNTWRSSN; encoded by the coding sequence ATGGAATTCTGTCCTGATTGCGGTAAGATGTTAATGCCTAAAGACGGCAAGATTAAATGTGGATGCGGCTATGAAAAATCACTGACCGATGATGATATTGAGGAGCAGTACCTCATGGAAGGCGAAACCAACCCTCAGTCAAAGGTCATTGTCACAGACAGAAACAATGTGGCGCTTCCGACAACAAAAATAACCTGCTATAAATGCGGCGGAACCAAGGGGTACTGGTGGACGGTGCAGACCAGGTCTGCTGATGAGGCACCGACCAATTTCATACGTTGCGCAAAATGCGGCAACACTTGGAGAAGCTCTAATTAA
- a CDS encoding adhesin produces MNYPDGPTDNAQVDSTEYDALRLGENDLGSVHLHGPFGDIDSDVKIAYLIGMHPLESKSHRALFERLISKDDLNYCYYLYNINVADKSTQSEGRDEGQFLAEEFIKDDIISKGFDLFLDIHSNRGSMGPGKYKITNFLFAPGFDKKSEKIMNIIIDSIDEIVYYAPEFRSSPKFITEPTAEAGIPTLVYECYSYEPMEVTLDLAEKLICVVDNLKF; encoded by the coding sequence ATGAATTATCCTGACGGACCAACAGATAATGCCCAGGTTGATTCAACCGAATATGATGCTCTTCGTTTAGGTGAAAACGATTTGGGAAGCGTTCATTTACATGGTCCTTTTGGCGACATTGACTCTGATGTTAAAATAGCATATCTTATTGGGATGCATCCACTTGAAAGCAAATCTCACAGGGCTCTTTTTGAAAGGTTAATCTCAAAAGATGACCTGAATTACTGTTATTATCTTTACAACATTAACGTCGCTGACAAGTCCACCCAAAGCGAAGGACGTGACGAAGGCCAGTTTCTAGCTGAGGAATTCATCAAGGATGATATTATATCTAAAGGATTTGACCTGTTTTTGGATATTCACTCCAACCGTGGCTCAATGGGTCCTGGCAAATATAAAATAACCAACTTTCTTTTCGCTCCGGGTTTTGATAAGAAATCAGAAAAAATCATGAACATAATAATTGATTCAATCGATGAGATTGTATATTATGCTCCTGAATTCAGATCAAGCCCTAAATTCATAACTGAACCTACCGCTGAAGCGGGAATTCCAACTCTTGTTTATGAGTGCTATTCATATGAGCCGATGGAAGTGACCCTTGATTTGGCGGAAAAACTGATTTGTGTTGTTGACAATTTGAAATTTTAG
- a CDS encoding MFS transporter: MDNKNENRYVIIIAVMTQFIAAFVGNMLTIALKDIQHDLCMSITELNLLSIVYYIILISISIPLSKFISNYGIKRYFKINLVILAIGLVLSGLSVNSIMIISSRIIQGFSFAGLAVSLYVMVVKQIPDDRLGPVLGMVSSAGYLAMTSAPAIAGVIVSFLNWRFLFYISAVLCLVPIFMTGKVKTEWIDKKTINYKGSILYIFSMVLLVIGFFNLNMFWGLALIAVSQILLVILVKYEKNQQNKTFNFTLLKNRNYTIGNIAAFASYYITHVLTYIITLYLLYVVDIDASIGGLILLITPIVMVVTSPIAGQLTNRFDTRSLSAVAMTIILAVLIILIFIRTLPIELLIVAMILQGIGHGIFSPSNNKNVLTCVDDDDLADTSAFLSTSKDMGRTISIGVFNTICMVVGLNMDNPSLVGDNMLTVSEITIFISIFVAVISIVLLIYSKHAFEEKINLNILNFLKTMVKRS, translated from the coding sequence ATGGATAATAAAAATGAAAACAGGTATGTTATAATCATTGCAGTGATGACTCAGTTCATCGCAGCTTTTGTCGGCAATATGCTCACCATCGCACTTAAGGATATACAGCATGACTTATGCATGAGTATAACCGAACTCAACCTGCTTTCAATTGTCTATTACATCATATTGATTTCAATTTCCATTCCGTTATCAAAATTCATTTCTAACTATGGAATCAAGAGATACTTTAAAATCAACCTTGTGATACTGGCCATAGGACTTGTATTATCAGGACTTTCTGTTAATTCCATCATGATTATATCTTCCAGGATTATTCAGGGATTCTCCTTTGCAGGACTTGCAGTTTCACTTTATGTGATGGTTGTAAAACAGATCCCGGATGACAGACTCGGTCCGGTTCTGGGTATGGTGAGCTCAGCAGGATATCTTGCAATGACCTCCGCACCGGCGATTGCAGGAGTCATAGTATCATTCCTGAATTGGAGATTCCTGTTTTACATATCCGCAGTTCTCTGTCTGGTTCCTATCTTCATGACCGGAAAGGTCAAAACCGAGTGGATAGATAAAAAAACAATAAACTATAAGGGTTCCATACTCTACATTTTCTCCATGGTGCTTCTTGTAATCGGTTTTTTCAATCTGAACATGTTCTGGGGACTGGCTCTTATTGCAGTAAGTCAGATACTATTGGTAATACTTGTGAAATATGAAAAAAATCAGCAAAACAAAACATTCAACTTCACTCTTTTAAAAAACAGAAACTACACAATAGGAAACATTGCCGCATTTGCCAGTTACTACATCACCCATGTTCTCACATACATCATTACCCTGTATCTTCTCTACGTTGTGGACATAGATGCCTCTATCGGAGGTCTGATACTTTTAATTACACCTATCGTAATGGTAGTCACCTCTCCAATAGCGGGACAGCTTACAAACAGATTCGATACAAGGTCACTCTCTGCCGTTGCAATGACAATCATACTGGCCGTTTTGATAATACTGATTTTCATCAGAACACTGCCTATTGAATTGCTGATTGTTGCAATGATTCTTCAGGGAATAGGTCATGGAATATTTTCACCTTCAAACAACAAGAACGTTTTAACCTGTGTGGATGATGATGACTTGGCGGATACATCAGCATTTCTATCAACAAGCAAGGATATGGGAAGAACAATCTCCATAGGAGTATTCAATACAATATGTATGGTGGTTGGTTTGAATATGGACAATCCCTCCCTTGTGGGCGATAATATGTTGACAGTTTCGGAAATTACCATTTTTATTTCCATCTTTGTGGCGGTAATTTCAATAGTTCTTTTAATCTACAGCAAACATGCATTTGAAGAGAAAATCAATCTCAATATATTGAATTTCCTTAAAACAATGGTTAAAAGGAGTTGA
- a CDS encoding phenylacetate--CoA ligase family protein: MFWNEEIETMPREDLEELQLKKLQATVKRAFDKIPYYNKRYTEAEVFPEDIETLKDIEKLPFITKDDLRESYPFGLFAVDIKDIKELHSSSGTTGKPVVSGYTEKDLDTWAETIARGLTMMGIGEDDILQNTHGYGMFTGGFGVHYGSHKVGAAIIPISTGQTRRQIEIMNDFGTTGLIFTPSYGIHLGEVALEDGIDPKDLGIKAIGFGAEMWTEEIRQKVQDIFGCKAYNIYGLTELMGPGVGIECEAQKGLHIPEDIYYPEIIDSNTGKTLGPDTPGELVLTNLEREGMPVIRFRTKDLTKITYEKCSCGRTHARMSRITGRSDDMIKVKGVAIFPSQIEKALLKAGDVEPHYMIIVTRPGTLDEIEVKVEASQDIFFDGVKEMMAIQEKIGKSIENETGIRVKVTLVEPKTLPRFEGKAKRVIDERNLH; the protein is encoded by the coding sequence ATGTTTTGGAATGAAGAAATAGAAACCATGCCAAGGGAAGACCTTGAAGAATTACAATTAAAAAAACTTCAGGCTACTGTTAAAAGAGCATTTGACAAGATTCCATACTATAACAAAAGATATACGGAAGCTGAAGTATTTCCTGAAGATATAGAAACTTTAAAAGACATTGAAAAACTTCCATTTATTACAAAAGATGACCTTAGGGAAAGCTATCCATTCGGACTGTTTGCAGTTGACATAAAAGACATCAAAGAACTGCACTCATCTTCCGGAACCACCGGAAAACCTGTAGTGTCAGGTTACACAGAAAAAGACCTTGACACATGGGCAGAAACCATTGCACGTGGTTTGACCATGATGGGAATCGGAGAGGACGATATCCTTCAGAACACACATGGATACGGAATGTTTACAGGAGGATTCGGTGTTCACTACGGATCACATAAGGTAGGAGCTGCAATCATACCAATTTCAACAGGCCAGACCCGCAGACAAATAGAAATCATGAACGATTTCGGAACAACCGGTTTAATCTTTACCCCTTCCTACGGAATACACCTCGGTGAAGTCGCCCTCGAAGACGGCATCGACCCAAAGGATTTGGGAATCAAAGCTATCGGATTCGGAGCTGAAATGTGGACTGAAGAAATCAGACAAAAGGTTCAGGACATCTTCGGATGCAAGGCATACAACATTTACGGATTAACCGAACTCATGGGTCCCGGTGTAGGTATAGAATGTGAAGCGCAGAAAGGACTGCACATTCCAGAAGACATCTACTATCCTGAAATCATTGATTCAAATACCGGAAAAACCTTAGGTCCTGATACTCCTGGAGAACTGGTTCTCACAAATCTTGAAAGGGAAGGAATGCCTGTCATCAGGTTCAGAACAAAAGACCTTACCAAGATAACCTATGAAAAATGTTCCTGCGGAAGAACACATGCAAGAATGAGCAGAATCACAGGTAGATCCGACGACATGATTAAAGTCAAAGGAGTAGCTATTTTCCCATCACAAATAGAAAAAGCATTGCTTAAAGCGGGAGATGTTGAGCCTCATTACATGATAATAGTTACAAGACCTGGAACCCTGGATGAAATTGAAGTAAAAGTTGAAGCTTCACAGGACATTTTCTTTGACGGAGTCAAGGAAATGATGGCAATACAGGAAAAAATCGGAAAATCAATTGAAAACGAAACCGGAATCAGAGTAAAAGTAACACTAGTAGAACCAAAAACACTACCAAGATTTGAAGGAAAAGCAAAAAGAGTAATCGATGAAAGGAATTTACATTAA